From a region of the Calonectris borealis chromosome 2, bCalBor7.hap1.2, whole genome shotgun sequence genome:
- the FH gene encoding fumarate hydratase, mitochondrial isoform X1, with translation MHRSLRACRRLGCSAGLLARQQPPRTAARWGPPLRAAMSTQEAFRIEYDTFGELKVPSDRYYGAQTVRSTMNFKIGGVSERMPVQVIRAFGILKRAAAEVNQDYGLDPKIANAIVKAANEVAEGKLNDHFPLVVWQTGSGTQTNMNVNEVISNRAIEIMGGKLGSKNPVHPNDHVNKSQSSNDTFPTAMHIAAAQEVNEVLLPGLKKLQNALEAKSKEFSQIIKIGRTHTQDAVPLTLGQEFSGYVQQIKYGVARIESTMPRVYQLAAGGTAVGTGLNTRIGFAEKVAAKVAELTGLPFVTAPNKFEALAAHDALVELSGAMNTVACSLMKIANDIRFLGSGPRSGLGELILPENEPGSSIMPGKVNPTQCEAVTMVAAQVMGNHVAVTVGGSNGHFELNVFKPMMIKNVLNSARLLGDVCVSFTDNCVAGIQANTDRINKLMSESLMLVTALNPHIGYDKAAKIAKTAHKEGTTLKEAAVKLGFLTSDQFDQWVKPKDMLGPQ, from the exons tCCACTCAAGAGGCTTTTAGGATAGAATATGATACATTTGGTGAACTGAAGGTCCCAAGTGACAGATACTATGGTGCCCAGACCGTAAGATCTACAATGAACTTCAAGATTGGAGGTGTTTCAGAAAGAATGCCA GTTCAAGTTATAAGGGCTTTTGGCATCTTGAAGAGAGCAGCTGCTGAAGTAAATCAAGATTACGGTCTCGACCCAAAGATTGCTAATGCTATCGTAAAGGCGGCAAATGAG GTAGctgaaggaaaattaaatgaTCACTTCCCATTGGTGGTGTGGCAGACTGGGTCTGGAACTCAAACCAATATGAATGTCAATGAAGTCATCAGCAACAGAGCTATTGAGATAATGGGGGGCAAACTGGGGAGCAAAAACCCAGTACATCCGAATGATCATGTTAACAAAAGCCAG AGTTCAAATGACACTTTCCCAACGGCAATGCATATTGCTGCTGCCCAGGAGGTTAATGAGGTGTTGTTACCTGGACTAAAGAAGCTACAGAATGCACTTGAAGCAAAATCCAAAGAATTTTCCCAAATCATAAAAATAGGGCGCACTCATACACAAGATGCTGTTCCACTTACGCTtggacag gaatttaGTGGCTATGTGCAACAAATTAAATACGGTGTGGCTAGGATTGAGTCAACCATGCCAAGAGTGTATCAGCTGGCAGCTGGCGGGACTGCAGTTGGTACAGGATTAAACACAAGAATTGGCTTTGCTGAGAAAGTTGCTGCTAAAGTGGCTGAACTGACGG GTTTGCCTTTTGTCACTGCTCCAAATAAGTTTGAAGCTCTTGCGGCTCATGATGCTCTAGTTGAACTCAGTGGAGCTATGAACACAGTGGCATGTAGTCTGATGAAAATAGCTAATGATATTCGTTTCCTGGGTTCTGGACCACGCTCTGGACTAGGAGAACTCATCCTGCCTGAAAATGAACCAGGAAGCAGCATCATGCCAG GAAAAGTGAACCCTACCCAGTGTGAAGCTGTAACCATGGTCGCAGCCCAAGTTATGGGAAACCATGTTGCTGTTACTGTAGGAGGTAGCAATGGACACTTTGAACTGAATGTTTTTAAGCCTATGATG attaaaaatgttttaaactctGCAAGACTTCTAGGAGATGTTTGTGTTTCTTTCACCGACAACTGTGTAGCTGGAATCCAAGCCAATACAGACAGGATCAACAAACTAATGAGTGAATCGCTGATGTTGGTAACAGCACTTAATCCGCATATAG GCTACGACAAAGCAGCCAAGATTGCCAAGACGGCGCACAAAGAAGGGACGACGTTAAAAGAAGCTGCCGTGAAGCTGGGATTCCTCACCTCCGACCAGTTCGATCAGTGGGTGAAGCCTAAAGACATGTTGGGTCCTCAGtaa
- the BAG1 gene encoding BAG family molecular chaperone regulator 1 isoform X2 — MAAPGAPVTVTVTYSNEKHSIQVAAQQEDGEPTLQDMAVLIEQVTGVPVPFQKLIYKGKSLKELEQPLSALGVKNGCKVMLIGKRNSPEEEAELKKLKDLEKSVEQIANKLEEVNKEFTSIQKGFLAKDLQAEALKQLDKRIKGTAEQFMKILEQIDAILLPLYVSKRLLGSIYF; from the exons ATGGCGGCGCCCGGAGCCCCGGTTACCGTCACCGTCACTTACA GTAATGAAAAACACAGTATTCAGGTTGCTGCTCAACAAGAAGATGGTGAACCTACACTACAAGACATGGCTGTACTTATTGAACAAGTCACTGGAGTTCCAGTTCCTTTTCAGAAACTGATATACAAAG GGAAGTCTCTGAAAGAATTGGAACAACCGTTGTCAGCACTTGGTGTTAAAAATGGTTGCAAAGTCATGTTGATTGGGAAAAGG AATAGTCCAGAAGAAGAGGCTGAATTAAAGAAGTTAAAAGATTTGGAGAAGTCAGTGGAGCAAATAGCTAATAAATTAGAGGAAGTTAATAAAGAATTCACAAGTATCCAGAAG gGATTTTTAGCAAAGGATCTCCAAGCAGAAGCGCTAAAACAGCTGGACAAGAGAATAAAAGGAACTGCAGAGCAGTTCATGAAGATCCTGGAACAGATTGATGCCATT CTCTTGCCCCTGTATGTCTCCAAAAGGCTACTTGGCAGCATCTATTTCTAA
- the CHMP5 gene encoding charged multivesicular body protein 5, whose translation MNRFFGKAKPKAPPPSLTDCIGTVDSRAESIDKKIARLDAELVKYKDQMKKMREGPGKNTVKQKALRVLKQKRMYEQQRDNLSQQSFNMEQANYTIQALKDTKTTVDAMKLGVKEMKKAYKQVKIDQIEDIQDQLEDMMEEANEVQEALSRSYGTPEIDEDDLEAELDALGDELLADEDNSYLDEAASAPAIPEVTPTDTKNKDGVLVDEFGLPKIPAT comes from the exons ATGAACCGCTTCTTCGGCAAAGCGAAGCCGAAGGCGCCTCCGCCCAGCCTCACCGACTGCATCGGGACG GTGGATAGCAGAGCTGAGTCAATTGACAAGAAAATTGCCAGGCTTGATGCAGAACTAGTGAAGTATAAGGATCAAATGAAGAAGATGAGAGAGGGGCCTGGAAAG AATACAGTAAAGCAGAAAGCGTTGAGAGTGTTAAAGCAGAAGCGAAT GTATGAACAACAGAGAGATAATCTGTCACAGCAGTCTTTTAATATGGAACAAGCTAATTACACTATTCAAGCACTGAAGGATACAAAGACAACG GTTGATGCAATGAAACTGGGggtgaaagaaatgaagaaagcttACAAGCAAGTCAAAATTGATCAAATTGAG GACATACAAGATCAGTTAGAGGATATGATGGAAGAAGCCAACGAAGTCCAGGAGGCACTGAGTCGTAGCTATGGAACACCAGAGATTGATGAAGATGACTTGGAAGCAG AACTGGATGCGTTAGGTGATGAGCTTCTAGCTGATGAAGACAATTCCTACTTAGATGAAGCCGCATCCGCTCCAGCAATCCCAGAGGTCACTCCTACTGACACAAAAAACAAA GATGGTGTATTGGTGGATGAATTTGGATTGCCAAAGATCCCTGCAACATAA
- the FH gene encoding fumarate hydratase, mitochondrial isoform X2, with amino-acid sequence MNFKIGGVSERMPVQVIRAFGILKRAAAEVNQDYGLDPKIANAIVKAANEVAEGKLNDHFPLVVWQTGSGTQTNMNVNEVISNRAIEIMGGKLGSKNPVHPNDHVNKSQSSNDTFPTAMHIAAAQEVNEVLLPGLKKLQNALEAKSKEFSQIIKIGRTHTQDAVPLTLGQEFSGYVQQIKYGVARIESTMPRVYQLAAGGTAVGTGLNTRIGFAEKVAAKVAELTGLPFVTAPNKFEALAAHDALVELSGAMNTVACSLMKIANDIRFLGSGPRSGLGELILPENEPGSSIMPGKVNPTQCEAVTMVAAQVMGNHVAVTVGGSNGHFELNVFKPMMIKNVLNSARLLGDVCVSFTDNCVAGIQANTDRINKLMSESLMLVTALNPHIGYDKAAKIAKTAHKEGTTLKEAAVKLGFLTSDQFDQWVKPKDMLGPQ; translated from the exons ATGAACTTCAAGATTGGAGGTGTTTCAGAAAGAATGCCA GTTCAAGTTATAAGGGCTTTTGGCATCTTGAAGAGAGCAGCTGCTGAAGTAAATCAAGATTACGGTCTCGACCCAAAGATTGCTAATGCTATCGTAAAGGCGGCAAATGAG GTAGctgaaggaaaattaaatgaTCACTTCCCATTGGTGGTGTGGCAGACTGGGTCTGGAACTCAAACCAATATGAATGTCAATGAAGTCATCAGCAACAGAGCTATTGAGATAATGGGGGGCAAACTGGGGAGCAAAAACCCAGTACATCCGAATGATCATGTTAACAAAAGCCAG AGTTCAAATGACACTTTCCCAACGGCAATGCATATTGCTGCTGCCCAGGAGGTTAATGAGGTGTTGTTACCTGGACTAAAGAAGCTACAGAATGCACTTGAAGCAAAATCCAAAGAATTTTCCCAAATCATAAAAATAGGGCGCACTCATACACAAGATGCTGTTCCACTTACGCTtggacag gaatttaGTGGCTATGTGCAACAAATTAAATACGGTGTGGCTAGGATTGAGTCAACCATGCCAAGAGTGTATCAGCTGGCAGCTGGCGGGACTGCAGTTGGTACAGGATTAAACACAAGAATTGGCTTTGCTGAGAAAGTTGCTGCTAAAGTGGCTGAACTGACGG GTTTGCCTTTTGTCACTGCTCCAAATAAGTTTGAAGCTCTTGCGGCTCATGATGCTCTAGTTGAACTCAGTGGAGCTATGAACACAGTGGCATGTAGTCTGATGAAAATAGCTAATGATATTCGTTTCCTGGGTTCTGGACCACGCTCTGGACTAGGAGAACTCATCCTGCCTGAAAATGAACCAGGAAGCAGCATCATGCCAG GAAAAGTGAACCCTACCCAGTGTGAAGCTGTAACCATGGTCGCAGCCCAAGTTATGGGAAACCATGTTGCTGTTACTGTAGGAGGTAGCAATGGACACTTTGAACTGAATGTTTTTAAGCCTATGATG attaaaaatgttttaaactctGCAAGACTTCTAGGAGATGTTTGTGTTTCTTTCACCGACAACTGTGTAGCTGGAATCCAAGCCAATACAGACAGGATCAACAAACTAATGAGTGAATCGCTGATGTTGGTAACAGCACTTAATCCGCATATAG GCTACGACAAAGCAGCCAAGATTGCCAAGACGGCGCACAAAGAAGGGACGACGTTAAAAGAAGCTGCCGTGAAGCTGGGATTCCTCACCTCCGACCAGTTCGATCAGTGGGTGAAGCCTAAAGACATGTTGGGTCCTCAGtaa